From one Microbacterium aurum genomic stretch:
- the rpsF gene encoding 30S ribosomal protein S6 — translation MVILDPEIDERQVAPKLDGFLKVITGDGGTIENVDIWGKRRLAYEIQKKNEGIYAVVNFTATSEATQELDRQLKLNEQIMRTKVLRAEEAIAQVAAEKERAEAKAARKAAKA, via the coding sequence ATGGTCATCCTCGACCCCGAGATCGACGAGCGTCAGGTCGCCCCCAAGCTCGACGGGTTCCTCAAGGTGATCACCGGTGACGGTGGCACGATCGAGAACGTCGACATCTGGGGCAAGCGTCGCCTGGCGTACGAGATCCAGAAGAAGAACGAGGGCATCTACGCCGTCGTCAATTTCACCGCCACGAGCGAGGCCACGCAGGAGCTCGACCGTCAGCTGAAGCTGAACGAGCAGATCATGCGCACCAAGGTCCTGCGCGCCGAGGAGGCGATCGCCCAGGTCGCCGCCGAGAAGGAGCGCGCCGAGGCCAAGGCCGCCCGCAAGGCAGCGAAGGCGTAA
- a CDS encoding single-stranded DNA-binding protein: MAGETVITVVGNLTADPELRYTQNGLPVANFTIASTPRNFDRQANEWKDGEALFLRASVWREFAEHVAGSLTKGMRVIATGRLKQRSYQDREGNNRTAIELEVDEIGPSLRYATAQVTRAASSGGSGGGFGGGQQARPQVQQEEPWATPGSAAPDAWSAPGSYGDDTPF, from the coding sequence ATGGCCGGCGAGACCGTCATCACCGTCGTGGGCAACCTCACGGCAGACCCCGAGCTGCGCTACACGCAGAACGGCCTGCCCGTCGCGAACTTCACGATCGCGTCGACGCCGCGCAACTTCGACCGTCAGGCCAACGAGTGGAAGGACGGCGAAGCGCTGTTCCTCCGCGCGTCGGTGTGGCGCGAGTTCGCCGAGCACGTGGCGGGGTCCCTCACCAAGGGCATGCGGGTCATCGCGACCGGCCGTCTGAAGCAGCGTTCCTACCAGGACCGCGAGGGCAACAACCGCACCGCGATCGAGCTGGAGGTCGACGAGATCGGCCCCTCGCTGCGCTACGCGACGGCACAGGTCACGCGTGCGGCATCCTCCGGCGGGTCCGGTGGCGGCTTCGGCGGCGGCCAGCAGGCACGCCCGCAGGTGCAGCAGGAGGAGCCGTGGGCGACCCCCGGCTCGGCCGCACCGGACGCGTGGAGCGCTCCCGGTTCCTACGGCGACGACACGCCGTTCTGA
- the rpsR gene encoding 30S ribosomal protein S18, with protein sequence MAGKATGDRRKPRKGAKNAAPAKAIRVGVIDYKDVATLRKFISERGKIRARRITGVSVQEQRLIAKAIKNAREMALLPYAGAGR encoded by the coding sequence ATGGCTGGAAAGGCTACCGGCGATCGCCGCAAGCCGCGGAAGGGCGCGAAGAACGCCGCTCCCGCGAAGGCGATCCGCGTCGGCGTCATCGACTACAAGGACGTCGCGACGCTTCGCAAGTTCATCTCGGAGCGCGGCAAGATCCGCGCCCGCCGTATCACCGGTGTCTCGGTGCAGGAGCAGCGTCTGATCGCCAAGGCGATCAAGAACGCCCGTGAAATGGCGCTCCTGCCCTACGCCGGCGCTGGCCGCTAA
- the rplI gene encoding 50S ribosomal protein L9 codes for MAKLILTNEVAGLGSAGDVIEVKNGYARNYLIPQGFAVAWTRGGEKQVASIRAARESRAIHDHEEAVALKDALESNKVKLSVKAGKEGRLFGSVKTADVADAVKAAGLGELDKRKIHITAPIKAVGEHEATVRLRDDLTAVITLQVVAAK; via the coding sequence ATGGCAAAGCTGATTCTCACGAACGAGGTTGCCGGGCTCGGAAGCGCCGGTGACGTCATCGAGGTCAAGAACGGGTACGCCCGCAACTACCTCATCCCCCAGGGCTTCGCTGTGGCCTGGACCCGCGGTGGCGAGAAGCAGGTGGCGTCGATCCGCGCCGCTCGCGAGTCGCGCGCGATCCACGACCACGAAGAGGCCGTCGCGCTCAAGGACGCCCTCGAGTCGAACAAGGTCAAGCTGTCGGTCAAGGCCGGCAAGGAAGGCCGCCTGTTCGGTTCGGTCAAGACCGCCGACGTGGCCGACGCCGTCAAGGCGGCGGGCCTCGGCGAGCTCGACAAGCGCAAGATCCACATCACCGCGCCCATCAAGGCCGTCGGTGAGCACGAGGCGACCGTGCGCCTGCGCGACGACCTCACCGCCGTGATCACCCTTCAGGTGGTTGCCGCGAAGTAA
- a CDS encoding chaplin family protein, which produces MLAVTGLGVAFAWFDATSAGAATTAPVSPSDATADAATTDGADGILGGTQLALPLTAPVTAGGNAVAVVGDATTSAPTTGPVTPTDPTDPTDPTDPTDPTDPTGPTDPGTPGEPGNPGVSGGSGNGPIVGTAASVGAVTALAETGGAVSIAPLVAALLTIATGVMLTVRRRGRTA; this is translated from the coding sequence ATGCTCGCTGTCACGGGCCTCGGCGTCGCCTTCGCCTGGTTCGACGCGACCAGCGCAGGCGCCGCCACGACGGCGCCTGTGAGCCCATCGGACGCGACGGCGGACGCCGCGACGACAGACGGCGCCGACGGCATCCTGGGCGGCACCCAGCTGGCCCTGCCGCTGACGGCACCTGTCACCGCAGGCGGAAACGCCGTCGCGGTCGTCGGTGACGCCACGACGAGCGCACCCACCACGGGCCCGGTCACCCCGACCGACCCGACGGACCCCACCGACCCCACTGACCCCACTGACCCGACCGACCCCACGGGGCCGACCGATCCGGGTACGCCGGGGGAGCCCGGCAACCCCGGCGTGAGCGGAGGTTCGGGAAACGGCCCGATCGTCGGGACCGCGGCATCCGTCGGTGCCGTCACGGCTCTCGCCGAGACGGGCGGCGCGGTGAGCATCGCGCCACTGGTGGCAGCGCTCCTCACGATCGCGACGGGGGTGATGCTCACCGTCCGGCGCCGCGGCCGCACCGCCTGA